The window GACCGAAACATTAAATCGCGCCTTTCCGGTTTCATTCAATGATGATAAATCACCCTGATTGTTTTTAGTAAACGTACGGCCGATACCGTAGCCGTTAACCGGACGATGATAGCGAATATTGGCATCAGCCAATACAATGTCGCCATCAAGTTGTTGCTGCTGCAACTGCATATAAACCCAGCCCCAACCAGTCAGTGTTGCCAATGAATAGATGCTACCTGCGAACATGGTTTGATGCAGATTTACATTAGCGTTGCGATCGGCACTTACCACAAACTCATTGCCATCATAAAAGCACGGGGTGAATTTTAACGATTGAGTAATGGGTATGGTTGAATGCCACAAACCAGATAAGACTTGTAATGGCTTTTGATAATCAGTCTCATTTTTTAGTAATTTTTCCATAGCAAAGTGTTTCACTTCACCATACAAGGTATGGGCTTCGTCCAGTAACTGATAATCACAAGCCTGATAAAATTTTAATGCCACTTCTCTGGCATTGAGACTAATAGATTCTACCCCGTCATGCAGTGCTTGATGTTCCAGAGCCATTAACATGATTCGGCCAAGACCCTTACCCTGATAGCTTGGGTCCACTGCCATGTAGCGTATTTGCCCCTGGTTTTGCGAAGATTTATGGTATCGACCAACGGCAGCAGGATTGCCATCGCTATCGATCATCATTCGATGCACACTTTGCTTTTCCAAATCATCAGTTTCCGAACCCTTGGGCTGTTGCCA is drawn from Thalassotalea sp. PS06 and contains these coding sequences:
- a CDS encoding bifunctional GNAT family N-acetyltransferase/hotdog fold thioesterase, with translation MSIELPAGFRLIQPKTPAEFNQYHDLRYRLLREPWQQPKGSETDDLEKQSVHRMMIDSDGNPAAVGRYHKSSQNQGQIRYMAVDPSYQGKGLGRIMLMALEHQALHDGVESISLNAREVALKFYQACDYQLLDEAHTLYGEVKHFAMEKLLKNETDYQKPLQVLSGLWHSTIPITQSLKFTPCFYDGNEFVVSADRNANVNLHQTMFAGSIYSLATLTGWGWVYMQLQQQQLDGDIVLADANIRYHRPVNGYGIGRTFTKNNQGDLSSLNETGKARFNVSVEVFDGDQICATFEGLFAIRQATHDK